The proteins below come from a single Nocardioides eburneiflavus genomic window:
- a CDS encoding zinc-binding dehydrogenase produces the protein MSRTTIPARMSAWQWTGTGRPLVRNEVPVPTPQRDEVLVRVRAAGMCHSDVGELDEPSWVENITRNPLTLGHEIAGEVVAVGPDARDVRTGDRVGVFPMGRTVPGYGRDGGYAAFTLAPSEDLVPLPEHLSFDLAALGTDAGMTSHHAVVEVAGVGPGHRVGIIGLGGLGQVGARIAVLRGAEVHGADISPDALALGERLGLASVVDSADGLVGMDLDVVVDFAGFGTTTAAAVGAIRTGGTIVMVGLGAVSTTLNTADVIHRKAHIHGSSGGTRNDIVRVYDYLAAGEIVPTVEHLAFDQVPLGIDRLRAGTVTGRLVVLMDDETAAAARTQED, from the coding sequence ATGAGTCGGACGACGATCCCCGCGCGGATGTCCGCGTGGCAGTGGACCGGAACGGGGCGCCCGCTCGTCCGCAACGAGGTGCCCGTGCCCACGCCCCAGCGTGATGAGGTGCTGGTGCGGGTCAGGGCCGCCGGCATGTGCCACTCCGACGTCGGCGAGCTCGATGAGCCGAGCTGGGTCGAGAACATCACGCGCAACCCGCTCACGCTCGGCCACGAGATCGCGGGCGAGGTGGTCGCTGTCGGCCCCGACGCCCGCGACGTACGCACCGGGGACCGGGTGGGCGTCTTTCCCATGGGGCGCACGGTCCCCGGCTACGGCCGGGACGGAGGGTACGCCGCCTTCACCCTCGCGCCGTCCGAGGACCTCGTCCCACTTCCCGAGCATCTCTCCTTCGACCTCGCCGCGCTGGGGACCGACGCCGGCATGACCTCCCACCATGCCGTCGTGGAGGTGGCGGGCGTGGGGCCCGGCCACCGCGTCGGGATCATCGGGCTCGGCGGCCTGGGCCAGGTCGGCGCCCGGATCGCGGTCCTGCGCGGGGCCGAGGTGCACGGCGCCGACATCAGCCCGGACGCGCTCGCCCTCGGTGAGCGGCTCGGCCTGGCGTCGGTGGTCGACTCGGCCGACGGGCTGGTGGGCATGGACCTCGACGTCGTCGTCGACTTCGCGGGCTTCGGCACCACGACGGCGGCCGCCGTCGGTGCCATCCGCACCGGCGGCACCATCGTGATGGTCGGGCTCGGTGCCGTGTCGACCACCCTCAACACCGCCGACGTGATCCACCGGAAGGCGCACATCCACGGCTCCTCGGGTGGCACTCGCAACGACATCGTCCGGGTCTACGACTACCTCGCCGCCGGTGAGATCGTGCCGACGGTGGAGCACCTCGCCTTCGACCAGGTGCCCCTCGGCATCGACCGCCTGCGGGCCGGAACGGTCACCGGGCGGCTCGTCG
- a CDS encoding ABC transporter ATP-binding protein, with product MSRIRVTNLTKRFGSSTIVDDLELTIEEGEFVVLLGPSGCGKTTTLRCLAGLETPEGGTISFADKVVHDAERRVSVPTHKRNIGMIFQSYALWPHMTVRDNIAYPLKVRRQKDALRTGAVEKAAGMVDCEQLLDRYPSQLSGGQQQRVAVARGLVSEPDLVLFDEPLSNLDARLRDQVRTQIHQLHQRLGFSAVFVTHDQSEAFALGDRLAIMKSGRLEQVDTPQQVFDEPSSDYVAQFIGMANRLDLTRHQDGWKASNGDVVHLGDRTPERGSTDTVVARLRRDDLRLHRPDDRVAPGTTVLHGTLVTTEFGGRHHDVLVDVDGQKLTLQADTREHGGWLPKAEGGHPVVVSFRSSDVRVFDAEGRAVRGASVVTPIRATGSATS from the coding sequence ATGTCTCGCATCCGGGTGACCAACCTGACGAAGCGCTTCGGCTCGTCCACGATCGTGGACGACCTCGAGCTGACCATCGAGGAGGGTGAGTTCGTCGTCCTGCTCGGACCGAGCGGCTGCGGCAAGACCACCACCCTGAGGTGCCTCGCCGGCCTGGAGACGCCTGAGGGCGGCACCATCAGCTTCGCCGACAAGGTGGTCCACGACGCCGAGCGCCGGGTCAGTGTCCCGACCCACAAGCGCAACATCGGCATGATCTTCCAGTCCTACGCGCTGTGGCCGCACATGACGGTGCGCGACAACATCGCCTATCCGCTCAAGGTCCGACGCCAGAAGGACGCCCTGCGCACGGGCGCGGTGGAGAAGGCGGCCGGGATGGTCGACTGCGAGCAGCTCCTCGACCGGTACCCCTCCCAGCTCAGCGGCGGCCAGCAGCAGCGCGTGGCAGTGGCCCGCGGCCTGGTCTCCGAGCCCGACCTGGTGCTCTTCGACGAGCCCCTCAGCAACCTCGACGCCCGCCTGCGCGACCAGGTGCGCACCCAGATCCACCAGCTGCACCAGCGCCTCGGCTTCAGCGCGGTCTTCGTCACCCACGACCAGTCCGAGGCCTTTGCACTGGGCGACCGGCTCGCCATCATGAAGTCCGGCCGGCTCGAGCAGGTCGACACTCCGCAGCAGGTCTTCGACGAGCCGTCGTCGGACTACGTCGCCCAGTTCATCGGCATGGCCAACCGCCTCGACCTGACCCGCCACCAGGACGGGTGGAAGGCCAGCAACGGCGATGTCGTTCACCTCGGGGACCGCACGCCCGAGCGCGGTTCCACCGACACGGTCGTCGCCCGGCTGAGGCGGGACGACCTCCGGCTGCACCGCCCGGACGACCGCGTCGCCCCCGGTACGACGGTGCTGCACGGCACGCTGGTCACCACCGAGTTCGGCGGGCGGCACCACGACGTGCTGGTCGACGTGGACGGGCAGAAGCTCACGCTCCAGGCCGACACCCGCGAGCACGGCGGTTGGCTGCCGAAGGCCGAGGGCGGTCATCCCGTCGTGGTGAGCTTCCGGTCCTCCGACGTGCGGGTCTTCGACGCCGAGGGTCGGGCCGTCCGGGGCGCCTCGGTCGTCACCCCCATCCGCGCGACCGGCTCGGCGACGTCATGA
- a CDS encoding ABC transporter substrate-binding protein, whose product MTIKSLRLGALVTGLALTLAACGGSSGGTPSGAVDGGWDDVVAAAEKEGSVMLYSSHNPVNLESLKKAFEAEYPDITMEYVRGTDAELNPKVEVENQTGRGTADVHMVTDTNWINSAAESGTYSAELLGPEVTESGNYDDDTSLIADRFVLTSVAVFALGWNTDILPEGLGDVTDVIKPELKGKIGIVNPTGIAVYNDLYRFLENTYGEEFIEDLASLEPRIYPSSLGIAQALTSGEIAAAPIVNTLGTEKASGAPVDWKLAPEPWGAAWYTHVLSSAAHPNAGQVLADFMASEEGQTALSAGYAATLPGIEGAVAQASDVTLADPSDLTADDLKARESDWESLFLN is encoded by the coding sequence ATGACCATCAAGAGTCTGCGACTCGGGGCGCTGGTCACCGGTCTCGCATTGACCCTCGCCGCCTGCGGGGGAAGCAGCGGCGGCACCCCGAGCGGAGCAGTCGACGGCGGCTGGGACGACGTCGTCGCAGCAGCCGAGAAGGAGGGCAGCGTGATGCTGTACTCCAGCCACAACCCGGTCAACCTCGAGTCCCTCAAGAAGGCCTTCGAGGCCGAGTACCCCGACATCACCATGGAGTACGTGCGTGGCACCGACGCGGAGCTGAACCCCAAGGTGGAGGTGGAGAACCAGACCGGGCGCGGCACCGCCGACGTCCACATGGTCACGGACACCAACTGGATCAACAGCGCCGCCGAGAGCGGCACGTACTCGGCCGAGCTCCTCGGCCCCGAGGTCACCGAGTCCGGAAACTACGACGACGACACGAGCCTGATCGCCGACCGGTTCGTGCTCACCAGCGTCGCCGTCTTCGCCCTCGGCTGGAACACCGACATCCTGCCCGAGGGGCTGGGCGACGTGACGGACGTGATCAAGCCCGAGCTCAAGGGCAAGATCGGGATCGTCAACCCGACCGGCATCGCGGTCTACAACGACCTCTACCGGTTCCTCGAGAACACCTACGGCGAGGAGTTCATCGAGGACCTGGCCTCGCTCGAGCCACGCATCTACCCGAGCTCACTCGGTATCGCCCAGGCCCTGACATCGGGGGAGATCGCGGCGGCCCCGATCGTCAACACCCTCGGCACCGAGAAGGCCTCCGGCGCACCGGTCGACTGGAAGCTCGCGCCCGAGCCGTGGGGCGCTGCCTGGTACACCCACGTCCTGTCCTCCGCAGCGCACCCGAACGCGGGACAGGTCCTGGCGGACTTCATGGCCTCCGAGGAGGGACAGACCGCCCTCAGCGCCGGTTACGCGGCTACCCTGCCCGGCATCGAGGGCGCCGTGGCCCAGGCCTCCGACGTGACGCTGGCGGACCCGTCCGACCTGACGGCGGACGACCTCAAGGCGCGTGAGAGCGACTGGGAGTCGCTGTTCCTCAACTAG